In Mytilus trossulus isolate FHL-02 chromosome 10, PNRI_Mtr1.1.1.hap1, whole genome shotgun sequence, the DNA window aagataataactaaaaaaaagatTCTTTTATTCTCTTCAATCAAATCATCTCTTTTGCTGGTCACTTTAAAGAGGCTCGAGGGTACAcaaaaattagcaaaaattgaaacatttgttttttcattacaaattttatttaatattctattagttgttactttatgatatggtacaaaaatcaacccaaaaaaataaatttatttggcCGCAGATGActtttcaaatgtatatatcattgaaaaagctccaaattatttccctttgatgAAATAATGCCTTTTTTTTgggtataaaaattgaaaggacttttttttaactgattggtgacccatattttttttcaatattttttttaattaaactgtACTAAAACTAgactattgtaaaatttatgcgatttctgtaatttagttatttttttatttcgattttacctttttttctccTATGAGTTCGACAGAAAAAAGTaccttaacaaaaatgcatgcttcTTTCAAaagcagattgtgagcttaaatgaacggtgacccaatatttattttattttctattaagtataggataaagtttatttaaagaaataaaatagcgaaatctatatttaaaaaaataaattgatttagacccgcgagcccccttaagagTTCGATTGTCGAGGGGTCTtactaaggttttttttttattatgagcAAGATTTTATATCTTCAAAGAATGGATCACCAATCTAAACTCTTATTTAGTAgaataattcaaaacaatattaatgttttactttgtttatgttttaaatctaACAAAAGAACAAATACCATCATAACCATGTATACAATTAGAACAATATTTCATATCAGACAATCCTGTTATCAAagtaacaaataattttgcagaacAACTATGATATGTAGTTCTAAATATCACAAGTGAATATGTACTAGAATAATCGTATTTGAACTTTTGTTGAATTTCTATTGCTATTCCTTTAATTAAATGTATGTTGCTGTTTGTTTGTGACATCAGGTGCTGTctggtaaatttttgttatacgTTTTTGCATACTATTAGTATCTAATAAAAGGAATTGGTAGTTCACCTACATCATTACTACCCTGATGTTGACAcggaggttgtgagttcgaacacACAGGTGCCAGGGTCGTTCGATCCCAATCTTAAGGTTGTACCTAACCttacagggagataactatgtgaaatcagctaaacgtttaaATTACGTTGAgttgttaaggaaatattaagcttctcaatgatcaaaattagtgtttgtcaaactgctatataaccagtgtaatttttctgataaatttgttggttcaaatttttggaaatttttatatttttgtcaaagggtcaaagtaaatatttttgatctacaatcatgtttttcttaGATCAGCATATAATGTTAGGCGATTCAcacacaatcaatcaatctaaatATCAATGTGTGAATGAAAATTCTACGCAGCACATCTTCAAAAAAACACGATTTTTCGGAACTTCGTAAAATGTCTGCACATCAAAATTGACGCTCCTTTTTTTGCATGCCATTTAAAAAACCAATTACAGGATTAAAGCCGTTCATTAGGTCATTACTTAAATAATCTCATTATAGATAcaaagattaaaattttgtatttgcgccagactcgcattttgtctacaaaagactgatCAGTGACGCTCCAATGAAAAAAGTTAGAAAGTGACAGCATTTGTGACCCTCTGATCAGAAAAGTACTAGGGTTTTTCTCGGCATGTTTATGAATCAAAAGTGAATGCCATGAATATACAAATTCACGTGaggtcaattttataaattgacgGAGATTTTGAACTATCCGCCAGAtaccaataaaattgagaaaggaaatgtggaatgtgtcaaagcgacaacaacccgaccatagagcagacaacagccgaaggccaccaatgggtcttcaatgtagcgagaattcccgcacccgtaggtgtccttcagctggaccctaaaaaatatgtatactagtacagtgataatggacgtcatactaaactccgaattatacacaagaaactgaaattaaaaatcatacaagactaacaaaggccagaggctcctgacttgggacaggcgcaaaattgcggcggggttaaacatgtttatgagatctcaaccctctccctatacctctagccaatgtagaaaagtaatcgaataacaatacgcacattaaaattcagttcaagagaagtccgagtccgatgtcaaaagatgtaacaaaagaaaataaataaagtgacaataatccataaataaaaacagactactagcagttaactatcatgccagctccagacgtcaattaaactgattgaaagattatgtcttcatcatatgaatatcaggcacaatccctcccgttaggggtttagtatcatactgtcataaaatatatgagaagaacataacccgtgtcatgcgaacaactgttttttttaaataaatgtgtttagttccgatgcaaagaccctataagtgaatcaatattaaagccaaaatatgcaatctttaatgacctgacaacagtatcgtaactacatcccttcttaataagtctgtttaaaggttttgtaagcttttgagatgaatactgacatttttgtgctttgtaaaaaatattaccataaaagattggatgtgaaatacctgaacatataagatgtctgcatgttgaattatctttacgaattatttccttatcaccttataccggtgataaaatttagtaaatgtgttgaccagtttgtgatatcgaaaaccctggtgtaataatttttcaatgtaTGATGTTAACACTTAAGTAATCATACGGTTAAATACGATGAACAAAATGGGTAATGGTGGAACTGTAAACAAGGttttaaagtcaaatgttttgaaaaatagaacGAATTTCAGAGACAGATCGAGATTTAAAAGTATTCAGATGTTCTTTATAAAGTTCTGTTTTTCTAATTTCGTAGTTAGTCCTTTATATTAGAATAGTTTTGAACTGTTTTATTTGTGACCAATAAAACTTTTCTACAGCTGATATATGAAACTATCACAAAAAAGAATAACTATTAGATGCGAGCTAATAAATCAGAACTCTCATTCAATAGTTATTCATTTTTGTGGAATTTCATATGTCAGCTGTAGAAAAGAGATAGATTGCAAACACTTCTAATAAGAAAAatctatatcttttttatttatttaacaaaatgattatattttcattgtttatatcATTATAGATTCTGATCATCAGTTAAGATTGATTCATCTTCATGTATTTATTCTGTCTTCAACAATGATTTTGAACGGAGCAGGTTGTGTATTACTACTAGATCCGCCTAATTTCAATTCCGGATTGGTTCCTTCGGGTAATGTAATCTTGAACCTTTGCATTATCGTTGCAAAAATCAAATGAAGTTCTGGTTTAGCTACCACTTCTCCTAGACATACACGTCTCCCTGCAGAAAATGGTAACCAGCTTTCTGGTTTCATACCAAGCTTTCCATTTTCGTCGAGGTAGCGTGTCGGATCAAATTTCTCAACGTCTTTCCAATAGTTAGGATCGTGATGAAGTGCCCAGTGATTAATCATAACGACTGTATCCTGTGGAACATCATAACCtcctaaaaaatataaaccacTACAAGTAATATGTGCAGTTATTTTGAGATGgatatgaaattttgtttccaataaatttttaaagacaaatctCAGATTTAAgctgaaaatttcaaacatcacaacattctttcaaaataaaaactcaACCAACTAACTTATAAAATAACGCTGATACTTACTCATCTGAAGCTATAGCATTGTGACTTAATATCCTCTGATTATGATTCAATTATAACTTGACTTTTTTTGTCTTAGTAATTAACATATTTAGGTACTGTTAGGCGCAATGACcatctaaataaaaaagataagagACCACGTTGAAGTCTAGTTGATTTTAATACTTACCAACTTTTGAATCACACATTGTACTATGAGGCAGACCTACGGGAACAACTGTACCAAGTCTCATGGCTTCATGTAAGGTGGCTTCTGTATAACTGAGATTTTCTCTGTCTTTAATCGTCGGTAGTCTATCATTTCCTAAATAAAGGTTGACATAAAAGCATGCATTTAAATTTGTACGAAAAATGTAgactacatgtattatacaAAAATACGAACATGAAGTATGATTGTTAACAAAACAACTATCcaataaagttcaaataaagttgaTGTAAGAGATTATAAGCAAACGTACGGTCTTTGACAAAGTGAAAACCATACATCTATAGTCTGCTATGAAAGGCCACGACTAGAATAATctgaaacatttacaaattgacgaaacaaacatgacagacataaaccaacgacaatcactgaactACAGGATCCTGACTCTGGACAGGTACACAAAGAATGTGGCGGGTTTATACGTTTTACTCCAATATATGAAATATTGGCAGCTGGCAATTGCTAGTGCTTTAGTTCAGATATcatgataaatgttaaaaaaagacacgttttattttgttctattCCTTATTATATCGAAAGACTTTGATAATCGAACATTTAGAGAAATAAGATCCTCCTCCAGTTTTAGGTGGAAATCGTGTTTCTTGGAGAACATTTAGAGAAATAAGATCTTCCTCCAGTTTTAGGTGGGAATCGTGTTTCTTGGAGAACATTTAGAGAAATAAGATCCTCCTCCAGTTTTAGGTGGGAATCGTGTTTCTTGGAGAACATTTAGAGAAATAAGATCCTCCTCCAGTTTGAGGTGGGAATCGTGTTTCTTGGAGAACATTTAGAGAAATAAGATCCTCCTCCAGTTTGAGGTGGGAATCGTGTTTCTTGGAGAACATTTAGAGAAATAAGATCCTCCTCTAGTTTGAGGTGGGAATCGTGTTTCTTGGAGAACATTTAGAGAAATAAGATCCTCCTCCAGTTTTAGGTGGGAATCGTGTTTCTTGGAGAACATTTAGAGAAATAAGATCCTCCTCAAGTTTTAGGTGGGAATCGTGTTGCTTGGAGAACATTTAGAGAAATAAGATCCTCCTCCAGTTTTAGGTGGGAATCGTGTTGCTTGGAGAACATTTAGAGAAATAAGATCCTCCTCCAGTTTTAGGTGGGAATCGTGTTTCTTGGAGAACATTAAGAGAAATAAGATCCTCCTCCAGTTTTAGGTGGGAATCGTGTTGCTTGGAGAACATTTAGAGAAATAAGATCCTCCTCCAGTTTTAGGTGGGAATCGTGTTGATTGGAGAACATTTAGAGAAATAAGATCCTTCTCCAGTTTTAGGTGGGAATCGTGTTTCTTGGAGAACATTTAGAGAAATAAGATCCTCCTCCAGTTTTAGGTGGGAATCGTGTTGCTTGGAGAACATTTAGAGAAATAAGATCCTCCTACAGTTTTAGGTGGGAATCGTGTTTCTTGGAGAACATTTAGAGAAATAAGATCCTCCTCCAGTTTTAGGTGGGAATCGTGTTTCTTGGAGAACATTTAGAGAAATAAGATCCTCCTCCAGTTTTAGGTGGGAATCGTGTTGCTTGGAGAACATTTAGAGAAATAAGATCCTCCTCCAGTTTTAGGTGGGAATCGTGTTGATTGGAGAACATTTAGAGAAATAAGATCCTTCTCCAGTTTTAGGTGGGAATCGTGTTTCTTGGAGAACATTTAGAGAAATAAGATCCTCCTCCAGTTTTAGGTGGGAATCGTGTTGCTTGGAGAACATTTAGAGAAATAAGATCCTCCTCCAGTTTTAGGTGGGAATCGTGTTTCTTGGAGAACATTTAGAGAAATAAGATCCTCCTCCAGTTTTAGGTGGGAATCGTGTTTCTTGGAGAACATTTAGAGAAATTAGATCCTCCTCCAGTTTTAGGTGGGAATCGTGTTTCTTGGAGAACATTTAGAGAAATAAGATCCTCCTCCAGTTTTAGGTGGGAATCGTGTTGATTGGAGAACATTAAGAGAAATAAGATCCTCCTCCAGTTTTAGGTGGGAATCGTGTTTCTTGGAGAACATTTAGAGAAATAAGATCCTCCTCCAGTTTTAGGTGGGAATCGTGTTGATTGGAGAACATTTAGAGAAATAAGATCCTCCTCCAGTTTTAGGTGGGAATCGTGTTGATTGGAAGATAAATTCTATGCTGTGTTTTATGTActgttttttgtgtgtttgtattttttagtCAAagcgttgtcattttattttctactAATGAGATTGGTAGctaaatttttattaacgaTATGGATTACGGTTATGATTGTAGTGCTCACGTTCTCTTAATATaatcttttgttattttacaaacaTTGGTTACGATatatttggaattttataaactgttaaaatCTAGTATAGCTTTttattcggtgtgagccaagacgccgtgttgaaggccgtacattgacctataatggtttacttctataaattgtttttttttggatggagagttgtctcatttgcactcacaccacatcttcctatatctatttaatattATATCCTTTTCAGCACATACTTCTTAAAGGTTTGGTATCATAACATCTAATTCTATTGAATTTACCTCATTTGGGTTGAGAAATAATGATAATGATCGATTGTTTGTTGTTAAGCGTTCAGAGACAAACGGTAAAAAGAGTTCATACAATGAGGTTTTATAATCTATAAATCAAACTCGCATCTATTGAGAAAATGAGAATACCAAGAGATTGACGAAATCAATATGAGATAAAAATAATACCAAATATGTTTCTGACAAGAAATACAACAGTTGTCCTCTAGAATACATGAAAAGCTTTTAAAGTGACAGGGCCAAACACTATGATACTCACCAACAACTCTGTCTATTTCTTCCTGAACTTTACGCTGGATATCTGGTAACCCAGCCATGTATCGTACAGCAAAGTATAACGTTACTCTTGATGTACCAATGccagctataaaaaaaacactttgtaAATGATGAAttcagtttgttcttatgttgttttAGATCAGACTTGAGTGTTAACGAAGTGTATAACTCCATCATATTAACTAGTTCCCTGTTCCAACTAATGCCCCTATAATCGATTGTTTGGCATGGGTTGTAACTAGAATTGTCAAGTGACGGGGTCCCTCTTAAATGATACATAAGTGAAATGTTATATCTTAGGTAGTtgtgaaattgacattttagataaaaaaaataaatcttttactCAAGTAACAATATTCGATCCctctattcatttttaaatgcgAAATAGACAAATTTTGAGGgataaacaacatttttttttgcaattttaggGGCCAAAACATATCAAGTcaaacttatacatgttataattgtttaattttttctcaattaatacaagaaaataagaagtgctatccaccattttctacataatgaAATGTCTGTCTCATAAAAAGCgataaatatgacagttgttttttatgcgtttgatgtgattgagcttttgattttgccatttcataAGGGACTttcccttatgaattttacttggagttaggtatttttgttttttcaatttgtttcaaatgaaaGAATCACGTACAAACATACATTGAAGttctttttcaataaatttgatatgtttctTTGTCTGTTACACATGTTAGGTTCCTTAATCTGTTAGgtcgtgttcacaccaaacgccgtgtacagtaaacatgtttactattAGTTTAACGTAATggacactggtttcacattaaatttgttcacatctatacaccttgtttaatcacctgtacataagatttgttcacacttgtaaactatatgtcatttaaatgttcattatacgtagaactgaattcaaagtTTTCGGACAATTTTTCTAGCAGTAACGGTacgaccatttgacttcaaaaggggggATGGAAAGATTCCGAtctcaaatttgataaaaaaaaatctggtcattcagatgataaaaaaacatttcaatcaagagtttcccaatacattatagtgttaaatattggaaaaaaaaagtagttgatcaccagcatcgaaaaaaccAAAAcggaataaaaacgtacgcgcggATAAAAATCTGACgcagattaaaataaaaactccccctttttttaagttaaatggttgctactttatgaaagccatttttataatttgcagtagtttgaatatactagagatgtctcgattacgcattagaaaacgttagctgtAGCAGCGTtcttacagccgaaaaaaaaaaggattgatatattagggatcactacatttgtATCTTTTCTgcttgtttcaaatggtatttcttctccaaggagtatttggtaaaggaatagggtaacgttgtttttttttaattattttcagtgttatttaacggatctgaaATACTAGACAAAgatatcatttacctcacactcTTTTTAAGTCATGAATTTATgtgtgaatcgttgtttgagtaaagaccagtggcaaatatttctgtgtacgccAAGTCGATTCGTCAAGACCCTTTGAGGGAGAGGGAGGCGTGGGCTATAGATATTTTTCAGGTCAAATTTTGGTCGTAAtaaattttagcattatatatagtgttgagggtgaaacaaacaaaaaaaatttcagggccaaaaactgcaaattttttttttcaaaacaaaatccatagcccaccacccccaccccctgcctttatgttttatactcaactataaaagccccccccccccccgaaaatcaattggttgctgccttatgggttcggcaatgatgctgccTGAggatgctgctttgagtcttgatcagaggttaataaagtacgttaattttacccccaaaaaaacctttaaaatttagacaacaatatctgtaaagaactatactaatttttttcaaaaatatcaattttactaaaaaaaaatggtttcctCCTTAAATGTATACAGGGTAAAACTAATGTTCTAAATGCcttgttttgtgtacacttaacccacacaaggcctacattgactatcgactgtgtgtagataaaacatgatttaaactacatgtaaacattgagttgtatcaatgggaacgcaattgtgtttagtttacgtgtgagttacactaacacaacaccgaatttaggtcaatgtgaacacggccttaatCTTGCAATGAATTGTGAGTTTTTGGTCCCTGTAGTGACATTTAGGTGATCAACAACAATAAGAGCAttattgttttgctttttgtgtGGTCTAAGTGAGTGCAAGATTTTTATGTAAGAATTTAATGTTAAAGGTTATCATAGTATATTCGTTCTTTTGCAAAAGAGGGGCGTAAGGTAAcaaagagacattcaaactcatagatcgaaaataaactgacaattccataaataaaaatgaaagcatATGTAATCTTAATGTGCCACATATTTGTGAACTCACCGTTAAATATATCCATTAGCGTTTGTCTTAGATGTGTGTTTGTTAACTGAGACAACACTTCATCTTTCTCTTCTTGTTCTGCTTCTTTTCTTGCTAGTAACAAGGAATCAGTAAAATCTCTTATTTTGTCTGAAATCATTAATGCGAATATTACTtgttaaataaacaatacattGTAACAATTGTTTGCAGTCAAGATTTTTACAGATCTTTTGAGAGAAAATCTAATAATAACGATGTATTTGTTAGTTGCACAATTTTAACCTTTATTTATGTTCTAGTAATATAAACTTCCATCGCATACAGTCATATATAAGATAAAGCTGTGAAGAACAGTTCAATGGGAATCCATATAAAACATTATgcataaatagttatcaaaggtatcagacTTATAAATCAATACGCCAGTCGCGCTTTTCGtctaagacttatcagtgacgctcagatcaaaatagtaatagagccaaacaagtacaaagttgaagaacatttatgacccaaaattccaaaaaagtgtGCCACATACGTCTAAGGTTATGCCTGGAATAGTatttcgaataaaaaaaagtaaaatcacaaaaatactgaacttagaggaaaatcaattcggaaagtccataatcttTTGCTaactgtaaatttataaaaattaccatataattgatattcatgaaaACACCAAAGTCATAACAACTTATCTTAAGCAAAGGGCATTTGTGTAAACATACAAAGCTTGTTGACATACCAGagttaaatgttttatagtgTTCGTTGAATTTCTTTGTGACTATAGAAACAAGTTCATCCGCCAATTTGGTAACCGTTCTGTACTTGTTTGTTGTCcatattttatacataattgGGAACATGTCTTCAACGAAACCTTTCCCTGTCATTTCTGACAATTCATggtcaattttcataaatgtcACAAATTCAGGATCATCTAGGTCAACactaaaagaagaaaaaaagatgttCTACAACCTTACTGGATAATTCACACTTTTCTagatcattttgttttttatgaattaGCTAAAGTAACAATTTAGTCAGCAACTTTCATACAAGGCTAAAATAGATAATATGCATTATAAAGGCTTACATCAAATTACAATTATACACATTTCAGGTTTAAATAGATCTGTTTTCGtcaacataaaaatgttaagATTCTTTAAATCTGCGGTGAACTGAATTAGTAGGGTTCGtgtttcttttctctttttttttctgttaaaaattgttatttgtttactgttgtttgctttctgtctgtttgtctttttcctttgGAAATTGCAttgccagtttattttcgaattaTGAGTTCGAATTTCCCTTGGATATCCTTGGCCTCTATCTTTACCTAATGAAGACCGCCTAACTCATATacgctaaaaattaaaaaatgcgTTCAACAACAGGTTTTATAAAGTTGtgtaaatatatgtatgcaGTTATTACtcctaaaatatttgaattaaaaacctATAGAAAACATGATAAGATGACATCAATACAAAGCGGAGTAAACCGATAGGGgcgtgtatttttttttatcagtaaaaCGTTCTTATACCAATGCAATAAAACTCTTTCTCttattctatggaaatttatccctttccgaacccattgtataaaaaaaattaatcaacgtgtgattgctggtgatctcaaatgaTCATTGGATGCTTTTAAGGGttatgacctttttagctaactggctgaatcaaaatttgataacaggtgttaatgaaattgacaacttcgtgcaatgtgaaaggcactcgaaggggattttcgtttaacaaaaaaaagaaaatgtattttaaatcattagagaaacagattcttacatatttactcgtggattatcagatttatccaatctcgatagttagaTTATAGATTTGAAAGTCCTCACTCGATTGGATAAATTCGATAaaccactggtatcaatgtaagaatctatatttctttGTTGCTAAACGGAGCTTCCGTAACAGATGACAGCACATAACCACTACAATGTGGATTTAATTAGAATCACAATTTAATTCAAACTCAAATAATTTGTGAGTAAAAGCAAAAATTAACTTGCCTTATAACAATGGTTattaatttggtctcttgtcttattggcaatcatactacatctttttttctttgtatttatCAAGTATGTACCTTTTTAgggttttctttcttttgtttgtaCTTGTATGTTATTTCtccattatatatattcaaatgtaacacctgaaattttcctttttcaaatCTTATTTTAATCTGAAGGACGCATGAAGCCTACACTTGTCTTTTTACATCTGACGCAAAATATCTACTTGATTGCTTATTGTTCGGATTCCAAAGATGAAAACAATGTTTTGCAGATTTTtcgttgttgttttttaaattcaaaataatgtaattttatattttaattgtttttcaaattgcATTTAGATAACTGTAAGCTTGGGTCCAGTGAGCGTTGTTATGTCTATTTCAATTACTGACAGAAATGTTTTTAATGCGAGCTTAAACGTCCATGCATTTATCTTTTCCAATTATAGTATTGACCTGACGGTGTAAGCTAACAAAATTCCACTCATATCCATTCATTGCTTACCTTTTCCCAAAACACACAGCATTAAGAATATTGAACACCATTAGATCTATGTAATTTTCTGGATTAAATGCTCCGGTTTCTTTTGCCATTAAGGGCAAGCATTTATTCATTGACTCATGAAGAACTGCTTCGAAATGATTTCCAATCATATATTGCCTACAATAAAGGtttctgattttattttaatgataatcATTTCAGTTCCCTTTTCAATTATCAGCTGTAATACTTGTAATGTTTTCACGTGTTTTGAAGCGAGTCGGGTACAACATATTTGCAAATGTAGTTTTGTTTTGTAGTTATCTTACTTAATATATAGCATGACggatattattagttacatagtgtgctagtgacctaatatgatatatacagggtcagtaaatttactgaatttacttaccctgtatatatcatattaaatcactagcacactatgtaacgaatttatcttaccgactatctttatttgttgaattaagactaaagttgtcttatttgctatcataacacatcttcttatttctgtataaaagtgttcaagtttttaattttaagaacCTTCTTCAATTGGTCTGCACTAAAAAACTAATGTAAATGATAAATATCTATTATCAACAAACTTggtataacaatattaaacagaacttttaatacttctaaatCATCAAACAGTGCCTAAGTCGTTAATCCACTACCAACCGTGTATTGATATAAGCCCCGGCTCCCAactaacctaatattgaatatacatgGTCTCCACGAGGtcgtttttaaccaatcatattcctagaaatgtataggaggtaagataaactGCCTTATACGGGTATGAATAATTTAGAATACTAATGTTCACGTcaatataattgtttgtttacataatGTTGATTCGTTAAACCGGTTCGTTG includes these proteins:
- the LOC134686755 gene encoding steroid 17-alpha-hydroxylase/17,20 lyase-like, which produces MLYSVLSTLNVQTVLIGLLVLLVVYKLRQRLKYNMPPGPFCWPLIGSYEAAQATFLHEVFEKYTKKYGPVFTVSLGPYQMVVLNDINSVTEALVKRKADFANRPFFHSVDRFTEGGKNIAFANYTPTWKLHRKIAGKALRQYMIGNHFEAVLHESMNKCLPLMAKETGAFNPENYIDLMVFNILNAVCFGKSVDLDDPEFVTFMKIDHELSEMTGKGFVEDMFPIMYKIWTTNKYRTVTKLADELVSIVTKKFNEHYKTFNSDKIRDFTDSLLLARKEAEQEEKDEVLSQLTNTHLRQTLMDIFNAGIGTSRVTLYFAVRYMAGLPDIQRKVQEEIDRVVGNDRLPTIKDRENLSYTEATLHEAMRLGTVVPVGLPHSTMCDSKVGGYDVPQDTVVMINHWALHHDPNYWKDVEKFDPTRYLDENGKLGMKPESWLPFSAGRRVCLGEVVAKPELHLIFATIMQRFKITLPEGTNPELKLGGSSSNTQPAPFKIIVEDRINT